A genomic region of Diachasmimorpha longicaudata isolate KC_UGA_2023 chromosome 17, iyDiaLong2, whole genome shotgun sequence contains the following coding sequences:
- the LOC135170616 gene encoding pyrokinin-1 receptor-like isoform X2 — translation MESNHYATNYQSDLRNTTEYLTNEATHLGSSESSSAYTTRRDPLYLVIPVTIIYLSIFLTGTIGNVSTCIVITRNKSMHTATNYYLFSLAVSDLLLLISGLPAEVYLVWSKYPYIFGEGFCVLRGLAAECSTNASVLTITAFTVERYVAICHPFLSHTMSKLSRAIKLILVIWLIALCFAIPQALQFGILQMPNESPDFIICTLKSVFIQHSFELSTILFFIMPMIIITVLYILIGLKLRKTNIMKKTNMRSQRGGPANKRLKDCRHHTGKSSRRVLKMLVAVVIAFFICWAPFHVQRLIAIYGTGKDGISSKTKWFEVLYYIFTYISGVLYYVSTTINPILYNIMSHKFRQAFMETLGTSCGGSSFFPHPEQRSYSSLSRSQQRAADPSEITAAVESSKASCSLGLSEYSNHHSRTCISTTKLNSKDTRRKITPNRTGTLVSTQLSSSSKNEIPLEPNSDPRLDHNNQSTIRNDDKNDNNDKRRQKNYVGMKKTREERRKKWWRFFKWIPGKKVFKLNSRTVSLTEGITDVEGKREEYSMTTCYVTKEHRFV, via the exons ATGGAGTCCAATCATTATGCTACAAACTATCAGTCCGACTTACGGAATACAACCGAGTATTTGACAAACGAGGCAACCCACCTCGGATCCTCCGAGTCATCATCTGCCTACACAACCCGCCGTGATCCTCTTTATCTAGTGATTCCCGTAACAATAATCTACCTCTCAATCTTCTTGACGGGTACAATAGGCAATGTAAGCACGTGCATCGTAATAACACGCAACAAGTCAATGCATACAGCGACCAATTATTATCTGTTTAGCCTCGCCGTGTCAGACCTGTTACTCCTCATATCCGGTTTACCTGCCGAGGTTTACCTCGTTTGGTCCAAGTATCCTTACATATTCGGCGAGGGCTTCTGTGTACTGAGAGGTCTTGCTGCTGAATGTTCAACAAATGCCAGTGTATTAACAATAACAGCATTCACTGTTGAACGTTATGTGGCTATATGCCATCCGTTTCTATCCCATACAATGTCAAAACTGTCGAGGGCAATCAAGTTGATTCTCGTGATATGGCTCATTGCTCTGTGCTTTGCTATACCTCAGGCCCTGCAGTTTGGAATTCTGCAGATGCCTAATGAGAGTCCGGACTTCATCATCTGTACTCTCAAGAGTGTTTTTATACAACACTCTTTCGAACTATCCACTATACTGTTTTTCATTATGCCTATGATCATCATCACTGTACTCTATATTCTTATTGGACTCAAGCTGAGGAAAACGAATATCATGAAGAAGACGAACATGCGCTCGCAGAGGGGTGGCCCAGCCAATAAGAGATTAAAAGACTGTAGACATCATACGGGAAAATCGTCGAGGAGGGTTCTTAAGATGCTCG TTGCAGTTGTAATAGCATTCTTCATCTGCTGGGCACCCTTCCATGTGCAGCGTCTGATTGCGATCTATGGTACAGGCAAAGATGGCATTTCCTCAAAAACCAAGTGGTTCGAGGTTCTCTATTACATTTTCACGTACATCTCTGGAGTCCTGTACTACGTTTCCACGACTATCAATCCCATTCTCTACAATATTATGTCACATAAATTCCGCCAAGCTTTCATG GAAACCTTAGGAACAAGCTGCGGTGGCTCATCATTTTTCCCCCATCCGGAGCAGAGATCCTACTCAAGTCTTTCGAGATCTCAGCAAAGAGCAGCAG ATCCATCGGAGATTACAGCGGCTGTTGAATCCAGCAAAGCTTCTTGCTCTCTTGGGCTGAGTGAGTACAGCAATCACCACTCGAGAACATGCATTTCaacaacaaaattaaatagtaaagacacgagaagaaaaataactcCAAATAGAACAGGTACTTTGGTTTCAACACAATTATCATCTTCTTCGAAGAATGAAATTCCTTTGGAGCCGAATAGTGATCCCCGCCTCGATCATAATAACCAAAGTACAATTAggaatgatgataaaaatgataacaaTGATAAGCGGCGTCAGAAAAACTATGTGGGAATGAAGAAAACAAGAGAAGAGCGAAGAAAAAAGTGGTGGAGATTTTTCAAATGGATTCCGGGCAAAAAGGTATTTAAATTAAACTCCAGAACTGTCAGTTTAACAGAGGGTATCACTGATGTTGAGGGTAAACGCGAAGAATACTCGATGACAACGTGCTATGTTACGAAAGAGCACCGATTTGTTTAA
- the LOC135170616 gene encoding pyrokinin-1 receptor-like isoform X1 — MESNHYATNYQSDLRNTTEYLTNEATHLGSSESSSAYTTRRDPLYLVIPVTIIYLSIFLTGTIGNVSTCIVITRNKSMHTATNYYLFSLAVSDLLLLISGLPAEVYLVWSKYPYIFGEGFCVLRGLAAECSTNASVLTITAFTVERYVAICHPFLSHTMSKLSRAIKLILVIWLIALCFAIPQALQFGILQMPNESPDFIICTLKSVFIQHSFELSTILFFIMPMIIITVLYILIGLKLRKTNIMKKTNMRSQRGGPANKRLKDCRHHTGKSSRRVLKMLVAVVIAFFICWAPFHVQRLIAIYGTGKDGISSKTKWFEVLYYIFTYISGVLYYVSTTINPILYNIMSHKFRQAFMETLGTSCGGSSFFPHPEQRSYSSLSRSQQRAAGIFGSRSIAYGVAMPQANSECTSNTMRKECLQQTTSLPDPSEITAAVESSKASCSLGLSEYSNHHSRTCISTTKLNSKDTRRKITPNRTGTLVSTQLSSSSKNEIPLEPNSDPRLDHNNQSTIRNDDKNDNNDKRRQKNYVGMKKTREERRKKWWRFFKWIPGKKVFKLNSRTVSLTEGITDVEGKREEYSMTTCYVTKEHRFV, encoded by the exons ATGGAGTCCAATCATTATGCTACAAACTATCAGTCCGACTTACGGAATACAACCGAGTATTTGACAAACGAGGCAACCCACCTCGGATCCTCCGAGTCATCATCTGCCTACACAACCCGCCGTGATCCTCTTTATCTAGTGATTCCCGTAACAATAATCTACCTCTCAATCTTCTTGACGGGTACAATAGGCAATGTAAGCACGTGCATCGTAATAACACGCAACAAGTCAATGCATACAGCGACCAATTATTATCTGTTTAGCCTCGCCGTGTCAGACCTGTTACTCCTCATATCCGGTTTACCTGCCGAGGTTTACCTCGTTTGGTCCAAGTATCCTTACATATTCGGCGAGGGCTTCTGTGTACTGAGAGGTCTTGCTGCTGAATGTTCAACAAATGCCAGTGTATTAACAATAACAGCATTCACTGTTGAACGTTATGTGGCTATATGCCATCCGTTTCTATCCCATACAATGTCAAAACTGTCGAGGGCAATCAAGTTGATTCTCGTGATATGGCTCATTGCTCTGTGCTTTGCTATACCTCAGGCCCTGCAGTTTGGAATTCTGCAGATGCCTAATGAGAGTCCGGACTTCATCATCTGTACTCTCAAGAGTGTTTTTATACAACACTCTTTCGAACTATCCACTATACTGTTTTTCATTATGCCTATGATCATCATCACTGTACTCTATATTCTTATTGGACTCAAGCTGAGGAAAACGAATATCATGAAGAAGACGAACATGCGCTCGCAGAGGGGTGGCCCAGCCAATAAGAGATTAAAAGACTGTAGACATCATACGGGAAAATCGTCGAGGAGGGTTCTTAAGATGCTCG TTGCAGTTGTAATAGCATTCTTCATCTGCTGGGCACCCTTCCATGTGCAGCGTCTGATTGCGATCTATGGTACAGGCAAAGATGGCATTTCCTCAAAAACCAAGTGGTTCGAGGTTCTCTATTACATTTTCACGTACATCTCTGGAGTCCTGTACTACGTTTCCACGACTATCAATCCCATTCTCTACAATATTATGTCACATAAATTCCGCCAAGCTTTCATG GAAACCTTAGGAACAAGCTGCGGTGGCTCATCATTTTTCCCCCATCCGGAGCAGAGATCCTACTCAAGTCTTTCGAGATCTCAGCAAAGAGCAGCAGGTATTTTCGGTTCTCGTAGCATAGCTTACGGAGTAGCTATGCCACAGGCAAACTCCGAATGTACGAGCAATACAATGAGAAAAGAATGTCTTCAACAAACTACTTCTTTACCAGATCCATCGGAGATTACAGCGGCTGTTGAATCCAGCAAAGCTTCTTGCTCTCTTGGGCTGAGTGAGTACAGCAATCACCACTCGAGAACATGCATTTCaacaacaaaattaaatagtaaagacacgagaagaaaaataactcCAAATAGAACAGGTACTTTGGTTTCAACACAATTATCATCTTCTTCGAAGAATGAAATTCCTTTGGAGCCGAATAGTGATCCCCGCCTCGATCATAATAACCAAAGTACAATTAggaatgatgataaaaatgataacaaTGATAAGCGGCGTCAGAAAAACTATGTGGGAATGAAGAAAACAAGAGAAGAGCGAAGAAAAAAGTGGTGGAGATTTTTCAAATGGATTCCGGGCAAAAAGGTATTTAAATTAAACTCCAGAACTGTCAGTTTAACAGAGGGTATCACTGATGTTGAGGGTAAACGCGAAGAATACTCGATGACAACGTGCTATGTTACGAAAGAGCACCGATTTGTTTAA